A single region of the Lagopus muta isolate bLagMut1 chromosome 24, bLagMut1 primary, whole genome shotgun sequence genome encodes:
- the REN gene encoding LOW QUALITY PROTEIN: renin (The sequence of the model RefSeq protein was modified relative to this genomic sequence to represent the inferred CDS: inserted 3 bases in 2 codons; substituted 1 base at 1 genomic stop codon), with amino-acid sequence MEGRLSAPSYPQLPLLALITGCAHLQSCCPQPTGRRNPQGGRKAAYKTFSPWGCGEVSGEGGGCAGSTRCWQEAAGGCSSVCSSWPLHGVLTSSTHQPWLCRGRVVAKGAPCAGFCHLLVCLFFGIEDHRALFSVPPXLLRNTFPSPPLLSGTXSIPHPPCFSSPLPLSTAXHSSTSPSIPTSEASTTLSTCKTNELSLSTSRTPPPSPARRIALRRMPSIRQTLQEMGMKVADVFPELRQRRGGAGGPQNGTAPTLLTNYLDTQYYGEISIGTPPQTFKVVFDTGSANLWVPSCKCSPLYSACISHSRYDSSKSRTYIANGTGFSIRYGTGSVKGFLSQDVVMVSDIPIIQVFAEATVLPAFPFIFARFDGVLGMGYPSQAIDGITPVFDRILSQQILKEDVFSVYYNRASKNSPLKPGGEIILGGTDPAYYTGDFHYLSISRNGYWQISMKGVSVGAEILFCKEGCSVAIDTGASYITGPAGPVSVLMKAIGAAEMTEGEYVVDCEKVPQLPNISFHLGGKAYTLSGSAYILRQTQYGEDICVVALSGLDVPPPAGPLWILGASFIGHYYTKFDRRNNRIGFATAR; translated from the exons ATGGAGGGGAGGTTATCAGCTCCCAGCTATCCACAGCTGCCCTTGTTAGCCCTGATAACTGGCTGTGCCCACCTACAATCATGCTGCCCTCAGCCAACTGGGAGGAGAAACCCACAAGGAGGCAGAAAGGCAGCCTATAAAACATTCTCTCCTTGGGGATGTGGAGAAGTCTCTGGTGAAGGAGGAGGCTGCGCTGGGAGCACGAGATgctggcaggaggcagcaggaggctgcagcagtgtCTGCTCGTCGTGGCCATTGCATGGAGTGCTGACTTCTTCCACTCACCAGCCCTGGCTTTGCAGAGGTAGAGTTGTTGCTAAAGGAGCACCATGTGCTGGGTTTTGCCATCtccttgtttgcttgttttttggcATTGAGGACCACAGAGCTCTCTTCTCTGTTCCTC GGCTGCTGAGAAAcaccttcccttctcctcctcttctctctggCAC GAGCATACCTCACCCTCCTTgcttctcttcccctctccctctgAGCACTGCAtagcacagcagcacctctcctTCCATTCCAACCTCCGAAGCCAGCACGACGCTTTCCACTTGCAAAACCAACGAGCTGAGCCTCAGCACATCACGAACCCCCC CCCCCTCCCCTGCCCGCAGGATCGCTCTGCGGAGGATGCCTTCCATCCGACAGACGCTGCAGGAGATGGGCATGAAGGTGGCCGACGTGTTTCCCGAGCTGCGGCAAAGGCGAggcggggcgggcggccccCAGAACGGAACGGCTCCCACCCTCCTCACCAACTACCTGGAT ACGCAGTATTACGGTGAGATCAGCATCGGCACCCCCCCGCAGACCTTCAAGGTGGTCTTTGACACGGGCTCAGCCAACCTGTGGGTGCCGTCCTGCAAGTGCTCCCCACTCTACAGTGcctgca TTTCCCACAGCCGCTATGACTCCTCCAAGTCACGGACATACATAGCCAATGGTACAGGTTTCTCCATCCGCTACGGGACAGGCAGTGTCAAAGGCTTCCTCAGCCAGGATGTGGTCATG GTATCGGACATCCCCATCATCCAGGTCTTTGCTGAGGCCACGGTGCTGCCTGCATTCCCTTTCATCTTTGCCAGGTTTGATGGGGTTCTGGGCATGGGTTACCCCAGCCAGGCCATCGATGGCATCACCCCTGTCTTCGACCGGATCCTCTCCCAGCAGATCCTCAAGGAGGACGTGTTCTCTGTCTACTACAACCG AGCTTCAAA GAATTCTCCTTTGAAACCCGGTGGGGAAATCATCCTGGGGGGCACCGACCCAGCCTACTACACTGGGGACTTCCACTACCTGAGCATCAGCAGGAACGGATACTGGCAGATCAGCATGAAGGG GGTGTCTGTAGGGGCTGAAATCTTGTTCTGCAAGGAGGGCTGCTCAGTGGCCATTGACACCGGAGCATCCTACATCACTGGCCCAGCTGGCCCTGTGTCCGTGCTGATGAAAGCCAttggagcagcagagatgactGAAGGAGAG taCGTGGTTGACTGTGAGAAGGTCCCCCAGCTGCCCAACATCTCCTTCCACCTGGGTGGGAAGGCCTACACGCTCAGTGGCTCAGCCTACATCCTCAGG caAACCCAGTACGGGGAGGACATCTGCGTGGTGGCTCTCTCAGGGCTGGACGTCCCACCTCCAGCTGGACCCCTCTGGATCCTGGGTGCCAGCTTCATCGGGCACTACTACACCAAATTCGACCGTCGCAACAACCGCATCGGCTTCGCCACCGCCCGCTGA
- the ETNK2 gene encoding ethanolamine kinase 2 isoform X2, translating into MAGTCGHRSAAPSPLQLFTDGITNKLVACYTDEDMADAVLVRVYGRKTELFVDRETELRNFQVLHAHGCAPDLYCAFQNGLCYEFLPGIALGPDHVRDPCIFRLVAQEMARVHTIHANGSLPKPILWQKLHKYLTLVKMDLSPKVPNPSLHQDVPSLEMLEHELAWMKDTLSQLGSPVVLCHNDLLCKNIIYNRAQEHVRFIDYEYTGYNYQAFDIGNHFNEFAGVKEVDYRLYPSKETQLQWLHSYLQAYKQLTQGGQGGNGVTVSEKELEALYVQVNKFSLASHFLWACWGLIQDKYSTIDFNFLRYAKLRFRQYFKMKPVVTALQISK; encoded by the exons ATGGCAGGGACGTGCGGGCATCGCTCTGCCGCCCCTTCTCCCCTGCAGCTCTTCACCGACGGCATCACCAACAAGCTGGTGGCCTGCTACACAGACGAGGACATGGCAGATGCAGTGCTGGTCCGTGTCTATGGCAGAAAGACGGAGCTCTTTGTGGATCGGGAGACGGAGCTGAGGAACTTCCAGGTGCTGCATGCCCATGGCTGTGCCCCTGACCTCTACTGCGCCTTCCAGAACGGGCTCTGCTATGAGTTCCTGCCTGGCATCGCCCTGGGGCCCGACCACGTGCGGGACCCCTGCATATTCAG GCTGGTGGCCCAGGAGATGGCCCGGGTGCACACCATCCACGCCAACGGGAGCCTCCCCAAACCCATCCTCTGGCAGAAGCTGCACAAATACCTCACCCTTGTGAAGATGGACCTCAGCCCAAAGGTACCCAACCCCAG ccTCCACCAGGACGTGCCCAGCCTGGAGATGCTGGAACATGAGCTGGCCTGGATGAAGGACACACTCTCACAGCTGGGCTCCCCCGTCGTGCTGTGCCACAATGACCTGCTCTGCAAGAACATCATCTACAACAGAGCTCAAG agcacGTCCGTTTCATCGACTACGAGTACACTGGCTACAACTACCAGGCTTTTGACATTGGGAACCACTTCAATGAGTTTGCAG GTGTGAAGGAGGTGGATTATCGCCTGTACCCCAGCAAGGAGACCCAGCTGCAGTGGCTGCACTCCTACCTGCAGGCCTACAAGCAGCTCACCCAAGGGGGGCAGGGAGGCAACGGGGTCACCGTGTCCGAGAAGGAGCTGGAGGCTCTCTATGTGCAAGTGAACAAGTTTTCTTTG GCATCCCATTTCCTCTGGGCATGCTGGGGCCTGATCCAGGATAAATACTCTACCATAGACTTTAACTTCTTAAG ATATGCAAAGCTAAGGTTTAGGCAGTACTTCAAGATGAAGCCGGTGGTCACAGCCCTGCAGATCTCCAAATAG
- the ETNK2 gene encoding ethanolamine kinase 2 isoform X1, with amino-acid sequence MASQRRAAPPRGRRPRGSPRHMGRGSGRSEPGMAVPPGRCPDCWDTERGGGGGGSRGVPGVLQLGVLVDEGDVLPGALRLMRELRPSWEPARVKTKLFTDGITNKLVACYTDEDMADAVLVRVYGRKTELFVDRETELRNFQVLHAHGCAPDLYCAFQNGLCYEFLPGIALGPDHVRDPCIFRLVAQEMARVHTIHANGSLPKPILWQKLHKYLTLVKMDLSPKVPNPSLHQDVPSLEMLEHELAWMKDTLSQLGSPVVLCHNDLLCKNIIYNRAQEHVRFIDYEYTGYNYQAFDIGNHFNEFAGVKEVDYRLYPSKETQLQWLHSYLQAYKQLTQGGQGGNGVTVSEKELEALYVQVNKFSLASHFLWACWGLIQDKYSTIDFNFLRYAKLRFRQYFKMKPVVTALQISK; translated from the exons ATGGCTTCCCAACGGCGGGCGGCTCCTCCCCGCGGCCGCCGGCCCCGCGGCAGCCCCCGGCACATGGGCCGCGGATCGGGGCGCTCGGAGCCGGGGATGGCCGTACCGCCCGGCCGCTGCCCGGATTGCTGGGATACGGAAcggggaggaggtggaggtggaagTCGTGGGGTTCCCGGCGTGCTTCAGCTCGGTGTGTTGGTGGATGAAGGAGACGTGCTGCCCGGAGCGCTGCGGCTGATGCGGGAACTGAGACCCAGCTGGGAGCCGGCCAGGGTGAAGACCAAG CTCTTCACCGACGGCATCACCAACAAGCTGGTGGCCTGCTACACAGACGAGGACATGGCAGATGCAGTGCTGGTCCGTGTCTATGGCAGAAAGACGGAGCTCTTTGTGGATCGGGAGACGGAGCTGAGGAACTTCCAGGTGCTGCATGCCCATGGCTGTGCCCCTGACCTCTACTGCGCCTTCCAGAACGGGCTCTGCTATGAGTTCCTGCCTGGCATCGCCCTGGGGCCCGACCACGTGCGGGACCCCTGCATATTCAG GCTGGTGGCCCAGGAGATGGCCCGGGTGCACACCATCCACGCCAACGGGAGCCTCCCCAAACCCATCCTCTGGCAGAAGCTGCACAAATACCTCACCCTTGTGAAGATGGACCTCAGCCCAAAGGTACCCAACCCCAG ccTCCACCAGGACGTGCCCAGCCTGGAGATGCTGGAACATGAGCTGGCCTGGATGAAGGACACACTCTCACAGCTGGGCTCCCCCGTCGTGCTGTGCCACAATGACCTGCTCTGCAAGAACATCATCTACAACAGAGCTCAAG agcacGTCCGTTTCATCGACTACGAGTACACTGGCTACAACTACCAGGCTTTTGACATTGGGAACCACTTCAATGAGTTTGCAG GTGTGAAGGAGGTGGATTATCGCCTGTACCCCAGCAAGGAGACCCAGCTGCAGTGGCTGCACTCCTACCTGCAGGCCTACAAGCAGCTCACCCAAGGGGGGCAGGGAGGCAACGGGGTCACCGTGTCCGAGAAGGAGCTGGAGGCTCTCTATGTGCAAGTGAACAAGTTTTCTTTG GCATCCCATTTCCTCTGGGCATGCTGGGGCCTGATCCAGGATAAATACTCTACCATAGACTTTAACTTCTTAAG ATATGCAAAGCTAAGGTTTAGGCAGTACTTCAAGATGAAGCCGGTGGTCACAGCCCTGCAGATCTCCAAATAG
- the ETNK2 gene encoding ethanolamine kinase 2 isoform X3, translating into MADAVLVRVYGRKTELFVDRETELRNFQVLHAHGCAPDLYCAFQNGLCYEFLPGIALGPDHVRDPCIFRLVAQEMARVHTIHANGSLPKPILWQKLHKYLTLVKMDLSPKVPNPSLHQDVPSLEMLEHELAWMKDTLSQLGSPVVLCHNDLLCKNIIYNRAQEHVRFIDYEYTGYNYQAFDIGNHFNEFAGVKEVDYRLYPSKETQLQWLHSYLQAYKQLTQGGQGGNGVTVSEKELEALYVQVNKFSLASHFLWACWGLIQDKYSTIDFNFLRYAKLRFRQYFKMKPVVTALQISK; encoded by the exons ATGGCAGATGCAGTGCTGGTCCGTGTCTATGGCAGAAAGACGGAGCTCTTTGTGGATCGGGAGACGGAGCTGAGGAACTTCCAGGTGCTGCATGCCCATGGCTGTGCCCCTGACCTCTACTGCGCCTTCCAGAACGGGCTCTGCTATGAGTTCCTGCCTGGCATCGCCCTGGGGCCCGACCACGTGCGGGACCCCTGCATATTCAG GCTGGTGGCCCAGGAGATGGCCCGGGTGCACACCATCCACGCCAACGGGAGCCTCCCCAAACCCATCCTCTGGCAGAAGCTGCACAAATACCTCACCCTTGTGAAGATGGACCTCAGCCCAAAGGTACCCAACCCCAG ccTCCACCAGGACGTGCCCAGCCTGGAGATGCTGGAACATGAGCTGGCCTGGATGAAGGACACACTCTCACAGCTGGGCTCCCCCGTCGTGCTGTGCCACAATGACCTGCTCTGCAAGAACATCATCTACAACAGAGCTCAAG agcacGTCCGTTTCATCGACTACGAGTACACTGGCTACAACTACCAGGCTTTTGACATTGGGAACCACTTCAATGAGTTTGCAG GTGTGAAGGAGGTGGATTATCGCCTGTACCCCAGCAAGGAGACCCAGCTGCAGTGGCTGCACTCCTACCTGCAGGCCTACAAGCAGCTCACCCAAGGGGGGCAGGGAGGCAACGGGGTCACCGTGTCCGAGAAGGAGCTGGAGGCTCTCTATGTGCAAGTGAACAAGTTTTCTTTG GCATCCCATTTCCTCTGGGCATGCTGGGGCCTGATCCAGGATAAATACTCTACCATAGACTTTAACTTCTTAAG ATATGCAAAGCTAAGGTTTAGGCAGTACTTCAAGATGAAGCCGGTGGTCACAGCCCTGCAGATCTCCAAATAG